Proteins encoded together in one Telopea speciosissima isolate NSW1024214 ecotype Mountain lineage chromosome 6, Tspe_v1, whole genome shotgun sequence window:
- the LOC122664726 gene encoding probable protein phosphatase 2C 76 produces MVWNTSLRNIVVQAGHIRGFCKGRVQLRDIRRGLDARLGAQYSLIRRFRAVEAMMVDKGANAERGTVADFLPEKENMEDNGCATGGWRSEDGRLSYGYSSFRGKRASMEDFYDVKMSKIDGQTVCLFGIFDGHGGSRAAEFLKEHLFENLMKHPKFMTDTKLAISETYQRTDMDFLDAESNTYRDDGSTASTAVLVGNHLYVANVGDSRAVISKAGKAIPLSEDHKPNRSDERKRIESAGGVVMWAGTWRVGGVLAMSRAFGNRLLKPFVVAEPEIQEQEIGDEFECLVLASDGLWDVVPNEDAVSLARAEEEPEAAARRLTETAYNRGSADNITCIVVRFNHDNAE; encoded by the exons ATGGTATGGAACACTAGCTTAAGGAACATAGTCGTTCAAGCTGGACATATCAGGGGTTTTTGTAAGGGAAGAGTGCAGTTGAGGGATATCCGTCGGGGCTTGGATGCCAGACTTGGCGCCCAGTATTCATTAATTCGCAGATTCAGGGCGGTCGAAGCGATGATGGTTGACAAAGGTGCAAATGCTGAACGGGGAACCGTAGCTGACTTCTTGCCCGAGAAAGAAAATATGGAAGATAATGGCTGTGCTACTGGAGGATGGCGAAG TGAAGATGGAAGACTGAGCTACGGCTATTCAAGTTTTAGGGGAAAGAGGGCCAGCATGGAGGACTTCTATGATGTTAAAATGTCAAAGATTGATGGTCAAACAGTTTGTCTGTTTGGAATATTTGATG GTCATGGTGGTTCTCGTGCAGCTGAATTTTTGAAGGAACACTTGTTTGAGAATCTCATGAAGCATCCAAAATTTATGACAGATACCAAGTTGGCTATAA GTGAAACTTATCAAAGGACTGACATGGACTTCCTGGATGCCGAAAGCAATACTTACCGTGATGATGGGTCTACTGCTTCAACAGCTGTTTTGGTTGGTAATCATCTATATGTAGCAAACGTGGGAGATTCACGGGCAGTAATATCAAAAGCAGGCAAAG CAATACCCCTGTCTGAAGATCACAAACCAAACAGAAGTGATGAGCGGAAGAGAATTGAAAGTGCTGGAGGGGTTGTCATGTGGGCAG GTACTTGGAGGGTTGGGGGTGTCTTGGCAATGTCCCGTGCATTTGGCAACCGCTTACTGAAACCGTTTGTTGTAGCAGAACCTGAGATTCAG GAACAAGAAATTGGTGATGAATTTGAATGCCTGGTGCTGGCCAGTGATGGACTTTGGGATGTAGTACCAAATGAG GATGCTGTTTCCCTTGCAAGAGCCGAGGAAGAACCTGAGGCAGCAGCCCGGAGGTTGACAGAGACTGCTTATAATCGTGGCAGTGCGGACAACATCACCTGCATTGTGGTGAGATTCAACCATGACAACGCAGAATAA
- the LOC122664320 gene encoding uncharacterized protein LOC122664320 isoform X1 — protein sequence MKTLQDSQGTPEVQSSTQVSHESHSDQQNNTTAEAPRADSSSIPLSRNDNRKVSRQDIEFVQNLIERCLQLYMNRDEVVKTLLHRAKIEPGFTNLVWQKLEEENADFFRAYYIRLKLKKQIILFNHLLDHQYHLMKNPVLPKVPLAPIQNGIYPMPVNNLPIGYPVLQQPTITATGQPHLDSIGCGLSSCHVVNGVPAAGNLHPIRMNSGNDRVMENSAAEITPVIPPSSAMLSMSEMDVSPPSVASNGHFPFAPSEISGMGVESSALDTAFTSDVTSSVGLQLGPDGGAGNSRDFLQSLAQIPWNFSLSDLTADLSNLGDLGALDNFPGSPLLPSDSDILLDSSEQDDIVEEFFVDSAPGPCSQSDEEKS from the exons ATGAAGACCTTACAG GATTCACAGGGCACACCAGAAGTACAATCCTCGACACAAGTATCACATGAGTCACACAGTGATCAACAGAATAATACAACAGCTGAGGCTCCTAGAGCAGACTCAAGCTCAATACCCCTTTCTAGAAATGATAACAGGAAGGTTTCACGTCAAGATATTGAATTT GTCCAGAATTTGATAGAACGGTGCTTACAATTGTATATGAATAGAGATGAGGTGGTTAAGACCCTCTTGCATCGAGCAAAAATAGAGCCTGGATTTACAAATCTGG TATGGcagaaattggaagaagaaaatgcTGACTTTTTCAGGGCCTATTACATTAGGCTAAAGCTGAAGAAACAGATCATTCTGTTCAATCATTTACTTGATCACCAGTACCATCTGATGAAGAACCCTGTACTTCCAAAAGTTCCATTGGCCCCTATACAGAATGGGATTTATCCCATGCCTG TTAACAACTTACCTATAGGGTATCCAGTTCTACAGCAGCCTACAATTACAGCAACAGGCCAACCTCATCTTGATTCGATAGGCTGTGGGCTATCCAGCTGCCATGTAGTAAACGGAGTTCCTGCCGCAGGCAATCTCCATCCCATTCGAATGAATTCCGGGAATGA TAGGGTGATGGAGAACAGTGCAGCTGAAATCACCCCAGTTATCCCTCCCAGTAGTGCCATGTTATCCATGTCAGAGATGGATGTGAGTCCTCCTTCAGTTGCATCCAATGGTCATTTTCCCTTCGCCCCATCAGAGATATCAGGAATGGGTGTAGAGTCGTCAGCATTGGACACAGCGTTTACATCCGATGTCACAAGTTCAGTAGGGTTACAACTAGGACCAGATGGTGGAGCAGGAAATTCTAGGGATTTTCTTCAATCATTGGCTCAGATCCCTTGGAATTTCAGCCTTTCAGATCTTACAGCAGATCTGTCGAACTTGGGAG ATCTTGGGGCCCTGGATAACTTTCCTGGCTCTCCTTTGTTGCCATCGGATTCAGACATTTTGCTTGATTCTTCAGAGCAAGATGACATAG TTGAGGAGTTCTTCGTTGATTCTGCCCCTGGGCCATGTTCTCAGTCAGATGAAGAGAAATCTTAA
- the LOC122664320 gene encoding uncharacterized protein LOC122664320 isoform X3: protein MKTLQDSQGTPEVQSSTQVSHESHSDQQNNTTAEAPRADSSSIPLSRNDNRKVSRQDIEFVQNLIERCLQLYMNRDEVVKTLLHRAKIEPGFTNLVNNLPIGYPVLQQPTITATGQPHLDSIGCGLSSCHVVNGVPAAGNLHPIRMNSGNDRVMENSAAEITPVIPPSSAMLSMSEMDVSPPSVASNGHFPFAPSEISGMGVESSALDTAFTSDVTSSVGLQLGPDGGAGNSRDFLQSLAQIPWNFSLSDLTADLSNLGDLGALDNFPGSPLLPSDSDILLDSSEQDDIVEEFFVDSAPGPCSQSDEEKS, encoded by the exons ATGAAGACCTTACAG GATTCACAGGGCACACCAGAAGTACAATCCTCGACACAAGTATCACATGAGTCACACAGTGATCAACAGAATAATACAACAGCTGAGGCTCCTAGAGCAGACTCAAGCTCAATACCCCTTTCTAGAAATGATAACAGGAAGGTTTCACGTCAAGATATTGAATTT GTCCAGAATTTGATAGAACGGTGCTTACAATTGTATATGAATAGAGATGAGGTGGTTAAGACCCTCTTGCATCGAGCAAAAATAGAGCCTGGATTTACAAATCTGG TTAACAACTTACCTATAGGGTATCCAGTTCTACAGCAGCCTACAATTACAGCAACAGGCCAACCTCATCTTGATTCGATAGGCTGTGGGCTATCCAGCTGCCATGTAGTAAACGGAGTTCCTGCCGCAGGCAATCTCCATCCCATTCGAATGAATTCCGGGAATGA TAGGGTGATGGAGAACAGTGCAGCTGAAATCACCCCAGTTATCCCTCCCAGTAGTGCCATGTTATCCATGTCAGAGATGGATGTGAGTCCTCCTTCAGTTGCATCCAATGGTCATTTTCCCTTCGCCCCATCAGAGATATCAGGAATGGGTGTAGAGTCGTCAGCATTGGACACAGCGTTTACATCCGATGTCACAAGTTCAGTAGGGTTACAACTAGGACCAGATGGTGGAGCAGGAAATTCTAGGGATTTTCTTCAATCATTGGCTCAGATCCCTTGGAATTTCAGCCTTTCAGATCTTACAGCAGATCTGTCGAACTTGGGAG ATCTTGGGGCCCTGGATAACTTTCCTGGCTCTCCTTTGTTGCCATCGGATTCAGACATTTTGCTTGATTCTTCAGAGCAAGATGACATAG TTGAGGAGTTCTTCGTTGATTCTGCCCCTGGGCCATGTTCTCAGTCAGATGAAGAGAAATCTTAA
- the LOC122664320 gene encoding uncharacterized protein LOC122664320 isoform X2: MKTLQDSQGTPEVQSSTQVSHESHSDQQNNTTAEAPRADSSSIPLSRNDNRKVSRQDIEFVQNLIERCLQLYMNRDEVVKTLLHRAKIEPGFTNLVWQKLEEENADFFRAYYIRLKLKKQIILFNHLLDHQYHLMKNPVLPKVPLAPIQNGIYPMPVNNLPIGYPVLQQPTITATGQPHLDSIGCGLSSCHVVNGVPAAGNLHPIRMNSGNDRVMENSAAEITPVIPPSSAMLSMSEMDVSPPSVASNGHFPFAPSEISGMGVESSALDTAFTSDVTSSVGLQLGPDGGAGNSRDFLQSLAQIPWNFSLSDLTADLSNLGVEEFFVDSAPGPCSQSDEEKS; the protein is encoded by the exons ATGAAGACCTTACAG GATTCACAGGGCACACCAGAAGTACAATCCTCGACACAAGTATCACATGAGTCACACAGTGATCAACAGAATAATACAACAGCTGAGGCTCCTAGAGCAGACTCAAGCTCAATACCCCTTTCTAGAAATGATAACAGGAAGGTTTCACGTCAAGATATTGAATTT GTCCAGAATTTGATAGAACGGTGCTTACAATTGTATATGAATAGAGATGAGGTGGTTAAGACCCTCTTGCATCGAGCAAAAATAGAGCCTGGATTTACAAATCTGG TATGGcagaaattggaagaagaaaatgcTGACTTTTTCAGGGCCTATTACATTAGGCTAAAGCTGAAGAAACAGATCATTCTGTTCAATCATTTACTTGATCACCAGTACCATCTGATGAAGAACCCTGTACTTCCAAAAGTTCCATTGGCCCCTATACAGAATGGGATTTATCCCATGCCTG TTAACAACTTACCTATAGGGTATCCAGTTCTACAGCAGCCTACAATTACAGCAACAGGCCAACCTCATCTTGATTCGATAGGCTGTGGGCTATCCAGCTGCCATGTAGTAAACGGAGTTCCTGCCGCAGGCAATCTCCATCCCATTCGAATGAATTCCGGGAATGA TAGGGTGATGGAGAACAGTGCAGCTGAAATCACCCCAGTTATCCCTCCCAGTAGTGCCATGTTATCCATGTCAGAGATGGATGTGAGTCCTCCTTCAGTTGCATCCAATGGTCATTTTCCCTTCGCCCCATCAGAGATATCAGGAATGGGTGTAGAGTCGTCAGCATTGGACACAGCGTTTACATCCGATGTCACAAGTTCAGTAGGGTTACAACTAGGACCAGATGGTGGAGCAGGAAATTCTAGGGATTTTCTTCAATCATTGGCTCAGATCCCTTGGAATTTCAGCCTTTCAGATCTTACAGCAGATCTGTCGAACTTGGGAG TTGAGGAGTTCTTCGTTGATTCTGCCCCTGGGCCATGTTCTCAGTCAGATGAAGAGAAATCTTAA